One stretch of Streptomyces sp. A2-16 DNA includes these proteins:
- a CDS encoding helix-turn-helix transcriptional regulator, producing MDGDLGDFLRSRRARIQPEEVGLPSHGRRRVPGLRREEVAQLAGVSVDYYIRLEQGRGPGSTSRTKSAGVSDAVLDAIARVLRLDETEHAYLHAVARPPKTAERRRSAPRVRPGIQLLLDSMERTPAFVLGPAMDVLAWNALADAVLGFSRIAPAHRNTALQLFLDPGTHDLYPDWAAVAAQTVAHLRLGAGSHPEDRRLREVVGELSLKSEDFRRLWADHQVKACMYGVKRVRHPLAGLLTLPYESLVLPETPDRTLVAYTPEPGSETAERLTLLGSWASTGA from the coding sequence ATGGACGGGGACCTCGGAGATTTCCTGCGCTCGCGTCGCGCTCGCATCCAGCCGGAGGAAGTGGGGCTGCCCTCGCACGGCCGGCGCCGGGTGCCCGGGCTGCGCCGCGAGGAGGTGGCGCAGCTGGCCGGAGTGAGCGTGGACTACTACATCCGGCTGGAACAGGGCCGGGGTCCCGGGAGCACCTCCCGGACGAAGTCCGCGGGAGTGTCGGACGCCGTCCTGGACGCCATCGCCCGTGTGCTGCGTCTGGACGAGACTGAGCACGCCTATCTGCACGCCGTGGCCCGGCCGCCCAAGACGGCCGAGCGCAGGCGCTCCGCGCCCCGCGTCCGTCCCGGGATCCAGCTGCTGCTCGACAGCATGGAGCGCACCCCGGCCTTCGTCCTCGGCCCCGCCATGGACGTCCTGGCCTGGAACGCCCTGGCCGACGCCGTGCTCGGGTTCAGCCGCATCGCCCCCGCCCACCGCAACACCGCGCTTCAGCTCTTCCTCGACCCCGGGACCCACGACCTGTACCCGGACTGGGCCGCGGTCGCCGCGCAGACCGTCGCCCACCTGCGGCTGGGCGCCGGCTCCCACCCCGAGGACCGGCGACTGCGCGAGGTCGTCGGGGAACTCTCCCTGAAGAGCGAGGACTTCCGCCGACTGTGGGCCGACCACCAGGTCAAGGCGTGCATGTACGGCGTCAAACGGGTCCGGCACCCGCTGGCGGGCCTGCTGACCCTGCCGTACGAATCCCTGGTCCTGCCGGAGACCCCGGACCGGACGCTCGTGGCATATACCCCGGAACCGGGCTCGGAGACCGCGGAGAGGCTGACGCTGCTGGGCAGTTGGGCCAGTACGGGCGCCTAG
- a CDS encoding cystathionine beta-synthase — MQFHDSMISLVGNTPLVRLNSVTKGIKATVLAKVEYFNPGGSVKDRIALRMIEAAEESGALKPGGTIVEPTSGNTGVGLAIVAQQKGYKCIFVCPDKVSTDKINVLRAYGAEVVVCPTAVDPEHPDSYYNVSDRLVRETPGAWKPDQYSNPNNPLSHYHSTGPELWEQTEGRITHFVAGVGTGGTISGTGRYLKDASDGKVQVVGADPEGSVYSGGSGRPYLVEGVGEDFWPTAYDRTVADEIVAVSDKDSFQMTRRLAKEEGLLVGGSCGMAVVAALRVAERLDENGVVVVLLPDSGRGYLSKIFNDEWMADYGFLEDEGPSARVADVLNDKVHGAIPSLVHMHPDETVGEAIEVLREYGVSQMPIVKPGAGHPDVMAAEVVGSVVERELLDALFAQRASLEDPLEKHMSPPLPQVGSGEPVGDLMSVLGRADAAIVLVEGKPTGVISRQDLLAFLAKGGK, encoded by the coding sequence GTGCAATTCCACGACTCGATGATCAGCCTCGTCGGCAACACCCCGCTGGTGAGGCTCAACAGCGTGACCAAGGGCATCAAGGCGACCGTCCTGGCCAAGGTCGAGTACTTCAACCCCGGCGGCTCCGTGAAGGACCGCATCGCCCTGCGCATGATCGAGGCGGCGGAGGAGAGCGGCGCACTGAAGCCCGGGGGCACCATCGTCGAGCCGACCAGCGGCAACACCGGGGTCGGGCTCGCCATCGTGGCGCAGCAGAAGGGGTACAAGTGCATCTTCGTGTGCCCCGACAAGGTCTCGACGGACAAGATCAACGTCCTGCGGGCCTACGGTGCCGAGGTCGTCGTCTGCCCGACCGCCGTGGACCCCGAGCACCCGGACTCCTACTACAACGTCTCCGACCGGCTGGTCCGCGAGACGCCCGGCGCGTGGAAGCCCGACCAGTACTCCAACCCCAACAACCCGCTCTCCCACTACCACTCCACCGGCCCGGAGCTGTGGGAGCAGACGGAGGGGAGGATCACCCACTTCGTGGCGGGCGTCGGCACCGGCGGCACCATCTCCGGCACCGGCCGGTACCTGAAGGACGCCAGCGACGGCAAGGTCCAGGTCGTCGGCGCCGACCCGGAGGGCTCGGTGTACTCCGGCGGCTCGGGACGGCCGTACCTCGTCGAGGGCGTCGGTGAGGACTTCTGGCCGACCGCCTACGACCGGACCGTCGCCGACGAGATCGTCGCGGTCTCCGACAAGGACTCCTTCCAGATGACCCGCCGCCTCGCCAAGGAGGAGGGCCTCCTGGTGGGCGGCTCCTGCGGCATGGCCGTCGTCGCGGCCCTGCGGGTCGCCGAGCGCCTCGACGAGAACGGCGTCGTCGTGGTCCTGCTCCCGGACAGCGGACGCGGGTACCTCTCGAAGATCTTCAACGACGAGTGGATGGCCGACTACGGCTTCCTGGAGGACGAGGGCCCCAGCGCCCGAGTCGCCGACGTCCTGAACGACAAGGTGCACGGAGCCATCCCCTCCCTCGTCCACATGCACCCCGACGAGACGGTCGGCGAGGCCATCGAGGTCCTGCGGGAGTACGGCGTCTCGCAGATGCCGATCGTCAAGCCGGGCGCCGGTCACCCGGACGTGATGGCCGCGGAGGTCGTCGGCTCGGTCGTCGAACGCGAGCTGCTCGACGCCCTGTTCGCCCAGCGGGCCTCGCTGGAGGACCCGCTGGAGAAGCACATGTCACCGCCGCTGCCCCAGGTCGGCTCCGGCGAGCCGGTCGGCGACCTGATGTCGGTCCTGGGCCGGGCGGACGCGGCCATCGTCCTCGTGGAGGGCAAGCCCACCGGCGTCATCAGCCGCCAGGACCTGCTGGCCTTCCTCGCCAAGGGCGGGAAGTAG
- a CDS encoding SGNH/GDSL hydrolase family protein: protein MTSMSRARVARRIAAGAAYGGGGIGLVGAAAMGLLLAEVRLARRQVGNGTTPHVPQAEGRYGHVYAALGDPPLRLTMLGDSTAAGQGVHRAGQTPGALLASGLAAVAERPVELRNVALPGATSDDLERQVALTLSDPDLVPDVCVIMIGANDVTHRMPATRSVRHLSSAVRRLRTAGAEVVVGTCPDLGTIEPVQQPLRWLARRASRQLAAAQTIGAVEQGGRTVSLGDLLGPEFEANPRELFGPDHYHPSAEGYATAAMAVLPTVCAALSLWPADEDRPDISRREGFLPVARAAAEAASEAGTEVAAAMPTGPTGPWALLKRRRRRRVKEAEPSPTSTTGAQ, encoded by the coding sequence ATGACGAGCATGTCGAGGGCGAGGGTGGCCCGTCGGATCGCGGCCGGCGCGGCGTACGGCGGCGGCGGGATCGGCCTGGTCGGCGCGGCGGCCATGGGTCTGCTGCTGGCGGAGGTGCGGCTGGCGAGACGGCAGGTGGGCAACGGCACGACGCCGCACGTCCCGCAGGCCGAGGGCCGGTACGGCCATGTCTACGCCGCCCTCGGTGATCCGCCGCTGCGCCTGACGATGCTGGGCGACTCCACGGCCGCGGGCCAGGGGGTGCACCGGGCGGGCCAGACACCGGGCGCGCTGCTGGCGTCCGGGCTGGCGGCGGTGGCGGAGCGCCCGGTCGAACTCCGCAATGTGGCTCTGCCCGGGGCCACCTCGGACGATCTGGAGCGTCAGGTGGCGCTGACGCTCTCGGATCCCGACCTGGTCCCGGACGTCTGCGTGATCATGATCGGTGCGAACGACGTGACGCACCGGATGCCGGCGACGCGTTCGGTGCGCCATCTGTCCTCGGCGGTACGGCGGCTGCGCACGGCCGGTGCCGAGGTCGTGGTCGGCACCTGTCCCGACCTGGGCACGATCGAGCCGGTGCAACAGCCGTTGCGGTGGCTGGCCCGCCGGGCCTCGCGTCAGTTGGCGGCGGCGCAGACGATCGGCGCGGTGGAGCAGGGCGGTCGCACGGTGTCGCTGGGCGACCTGCTGGGCCCGGAGTTCGAGGCGAATCCGCGCGAGCTGTTCGGCCCCGACCACTACCACCCCTCGGCGGAGGGCTACGCGACGGCCGCGATGGCGGTGCTGCCGACGGTCTGTGCGGCCCTGAGCCTGTGGCCGGCCGACGAGGACCGCCCGGACATCTCCCGCCGCGAGGGTTTCCTACCGGTGGCGCGTGCGGCGGCGGAAGCCGCGTCGGAGGCGGGCACCGAAGTCGCGGCCGCGATGCCCACGGGCCCGACAGGCCCGTGGGCCCTGCTGAAGCGGCGACGCAGGCGCCGGGTCAAGGAGGCAGAACCGTCACCCACCAGCACGACGGGCGCCCAGTGA
- a CDS encoding acetyl-CoA C-acetyltransferase: MPEAVIVSTARSPIGRAVKGSLKDLRPDDLTATIIQAALAKVPELDPRDIDDLMLGCGLPGGEQGYNLGRIVAVQMGMDHLPGCTITRYCSSSLQTSRMALHAIKAGEGDVFISAGVEMVSRYAKGSSDGLPGTTNPLFDEAQARTAATAASEGSTWHDPREDGLLPDPYIAMGQTAENLARVKGVTRQDMDEFGVRSQNLAEEAIKNGFWEREITPVTLPDGTVVSKDDGPRAGVTLEGVQGLKPVFRPDGLVTAGNCCPLNDGAAAVVIMSDTKARELGLTPLARIVSTGVSGLSPEIMGLGPVDASNQALRRAGLTIDDIDLVEINEAFAAQVIPSYRDLNIPLEKLNVNGGAIAVGHPFGMTGARITGTLINSLQFHDKQFGLETMCVGGGQGMAMVIERLS, from the coding sequence ATGCCCGAAGCCGTGATCGTCTCGACCGCCCGCTCCCCCATCGGCCGCGCTGTCAAGGGCTCGCTCAAGGACCTGCGCCCCGACGACCTCACCGCCACGATCATCCAGGCCGCCCTCGCCAAGGTCCCCGAGCTGGACCCGCGCGACATCGACGACCTGATGCTCGGCTGCGGCCTGCCCGGCGGTGAGCAGGGGTACAACCTGGGCCGTATCGTCGCCGTGCAGATGGGCATGGACCACCTGCCCGGCTGCACGATCACCCGCTACTGCTCCTCCTCGCTGCAGACGAGCCGCATGGCCCTGCACGCCATCAAGGCCGGCGAGGGCGACGTCTTCATCTCGGCCGGCGTCGAGATGGTCTCCCGCTACGCCAAGGGCAGCTCGGACGGTCTGCCGGGCACCACGAACCCGCTCTTCGACGAGGCCCAGGCCCGCACCGCCGCCACCGCCGCGTCCGAGGGTTCCACCTGGCACGACCCGCGCGAGGACGGTCTGCTCCCCGACCCGTACATCGCCATGGGTCAGACCGCCGAGAACCTGGCCCGCGTCAAGGGCGTCACTCGTCAGGACATGGACGAGTTCGGCGTCCGCTCGCAGAACCTCGCCGAGGAAGCCATCAAGAACGGTTTCTGGGAGCGCGAGATCACCCCGGTGACGCTGCCCGACGGCACGGTGGTCAGCAAGGACGACGGCCCCCGCGCGGGCGTCACCCTCGAGGGCGTGCAGGGTCTGAAGCCGGTCTTCCGCCCCGACGGTCTCGTCACGGCCGGCAACTGCTGCCCGCTCAACGACGGTGCCGCAGCAGTCGTGATCATGTCCGACACCAAGGCCCGCGAGCTCGGCCTCACCCCGCTCGCCCGCATCGTGTCGACCGGTGTCTCGGGCCTGTCCCCCGAGATCATGGGCCTCGGCCCGGTCGACGCGAGCAACCAGGCGCTGCGCCGCGCCGGTCTCACCATCGACGACATCGACCTGGTCGAGATCAACGAGGCGTTCGCCGCCCAGGTGATCCCCTCGTACCGCGACCTGAACATCCCGCTGGAGAAGCTGAACGTGAACGGTGGCGCGATCGCCGTCGGCCACCCCTTCGGCATGACCGGCGCCCGCATCACCGGCACGCTCATCAACTCCCTCCAGTTCCACGACAAGCAGTTCGGTCTGGAGACCATGTGCGTGGGCGGCGGCCAGGGCATGGCGATGGTCATCGAGCGTCTGAGCTAG
- a CDS encoding DUF4287 domain-containing protein, protein MSHVLSEETHRNMLARIPHCTGREVSDWLRTVDEGPALFRFEEKVSWLRHEHNLAYGHAKAIIHEYDLRRAARRYF, encoded by the coding sequence ATGTCCCACGTCCTCTCCGAGGAGACCCACCGCAACATGCTCGCCCGCATTCCCCACTGCACCGGTCGTGAAGTGTCCGACTGGCTCCGCACCGTCGACGAAGGCCCAGCCCTCTTCCGCTTCGAGGAAAAGGTCAGCTGGCTCCGCCACGAACACAACCTCGCGTACGGCCACGCCAAGGCGATCATCCACGAGTACGACCTGAGGAGGGCCGCGCGCAGGTACTTCTGA
- a CDS encoding Bax inhibitor-1/YccA family protein, producing the protein MRSSNPVFSRRGFSRDNGYAGFNTAPQAGGAAVGTQGSPYAQPQGNPYATNPYAQQDLQQGAPPQAPVTTGRMTMDDVVMRTGTTLGILIVTAALSWALLPVDDANIGRSYGIGIGAAVIGMVLALVQSFKRTATPALIVSYAAFEGVFLGVISSIVDNRIASGAAMQAVIGTLAVFAAVLVAYKAGWIRVNRRFYGFVMAAALGFMLLMVVNLLFAAFGGGDGLGFRSGGLGILFGIIGVLLGACFLALDFKQVEDGIAYGAPKEEAWLAAFGLTLTLVWIYMEFLRLIAILNSND; encoded by the coding sequence ATGAGGAGCAGCAACCCGGTCTTCTCGCGACGGGGGTTCAGCCGCGACAACGGCTACGCGGGCTTCAACACCGCGCCGCAGGCCGGGGGAGCAGCCGTGGGCACGCAGGGCAGCCCCTACGCGCAGCCGCAGGGCAACCCGTACGCGACCAACCCCTACGCCCAGCAGGACCTGCAGCAGGGAGCGCCGCCGCAGGCCCCGGTGACCACCGGCCGGATGACGATGGACGACGTCGTCATGCGCACCGGCACTACGCTCGGCATCCTGATCGTCACCGCCGCGCTCTCCTGGGCGCTGCTGCCCGTCGACGACGCCAACATCGGCCGCTCGTACGGCATCGGCATCGGCGCCGCGGTCATCGGCATGGTCCTGGCGCTCGTCCAGTCCTTCAAGCGCACGGCCACGCCCGCGCTGATCGTGTCGTACGCCGCGTTCGAGGGCGTGTTCCTCGGCGTGATCTCCAGCATCGTCGACAACCGCATCGCGAGCGGTGCGGCCATGCAGGCCGTCATCGGCACACTGGCGGTCTTCGCCGCCGTGCTCGTGGCGTACAAGGCCGGCTGGATCCGCGTCAACCGACGGTTCTACGGCTTCGTCATGGCGGCCGCGCTCGGCTTCATGCTGCTGATGGTCGTCAACCTGCTCTTCGCCGCCTTCGGCGGCGGCGACGGTCTCGGCTTCCGCAGCGGCGGCCTCGGCATCCTGTTCGGCATCATCGGCGTCCTGCTCGGCGCGTGCTTCCTCGCCCTCGACTTCAAGCAGGTCGAGGACGGCATCGCCTACGGTGCGCCGAAGGAGGAGGCCTGGCTGGCGGCGTTCGGTCTGACGCTGACGCTGGTCTGGATCTACATGGAGTTCCTGCGCCTCATCGCGATCCTCAACAGCAACGACTAG
- a CDS encoding 4-hydroxybenzoate 3-monooxygenase yields the protein MRTTVGIIGAGPAGLLLARLLHRAGIDSVVLESHDRAYVEQRQRAGILEQGTVDVLRAAGAGERMDREGLNHDGIELRYARQRHRVDFPALTGGRSVMVYAQTEVCKDLIALQLKDGGPLLFEAEALAVEGADTDNPRVRFRHEGREDVLECEYVVGCDGFWGVARKAIPAELTKVFERTYPFSWLGILADVPPSHDELVYARHDRGFALLSMRSPSVSRLYLQVPEGTDAESWGDEEIWDELERRFETDDDWTLERGPITQKSVTPMRSYVHEPMRHGRLFLAGDAAHIVPPTGAKGLNLAVGDVVTFARALTHQKETGSAERLDAYSETCLRRVWQAERFSYDMTGLLHRAPDATPFEDRMQLARLERIAGSRAAETDLAEGYTGFAFG from the coding sequence ATGCGTACCACCGTCGGCATCATCGGAGCCGGCCCCGCCGGCCTCCTCCTCGCCCGGCTCCTCCACCGCGCCGGCATCGACTCGGTCGTCCTGGAGAGCCACGACCGCGCCTACGTCGAGCAGCGCCAGCGCGCCGGGATCCTGGAGCAGGGCACGGTCGACGTGCTGCGCGCGGCCGGCGCCGGCGAGCGCATGGACCGCGAGGGGCTGAACCACGACGGCATCGAGCTGCGCTACGCGCGGCAGCGCCACCGCGTCGACTTCCCTGCCCTCACCGGCGGCCGGTCCGTGATGGTCTACGCCCAGACCGAGGTCTGCAAGGACCTCATCGCCCTCCAGCTGAAGGACGGCGGCCCCCTGCTGTTCGAGGCGGAGGCCCTGGCCGTCGAGGGTGCCGACACCGACAACCCGCGCGTCCGCTTCCGGCACGAGGGCCGCGAGGACGTCCTGGAGTGCGAGTACGTCGTCGGCTGCGACGGCTTCTGGGGCGTCGCGAGGAAGGCGATTCCCGCCGAACTGACCAAGGTCTTCGAGCGGACGTACCCCTTCTCATGGCTCGGCATCCTCGCCGACGTCCCGCCCTCCCACGACGAACTCGTCTACGCCCGCCACGACCGCGGCTTCGCCCTGCTGTCCATGCGCTCCCCGTCCGTCTCCCGCCTCTACCTCCAGGTCCCCGAGGGAACGGACGCCGAGAGCTGGGGCGACGAGGAGATCTGGGACGAGCTGGAGCGGCGCTTCGAGACGGACGACGACTGGACCCTCGAGCGCGGCCCGATCACCCAGAAGTCCGTCACCCCCATGCGCTCCTACGTCCACGAGCCCATGCGCCACGGCCGGCTCTTCCTCGCCGGTGACGCGGCCCACATCGTCCCGCCGACCGGCGCCAAGGGCCTGAACCTCGCCGTGGGGGACGTCGTGACCTTCGCGAGGGCGCTGACGCACCAGAAGGAGACCGGTTCGGCCGAACGCCTGGACGCCTACTCCGAGACCTGCCTGCGCCGGGTCTGGCAGGCCGAACGGTTCTCGTACGACATGACGGGCCTCCTGCACCGGGCGCCCGACGCCACTCCCTTCGAGGACCGGATGCAGCTGGCCCGGCTGGAGCGGATCGCCGGGTCGCGGGCCGCCGAGACCGACCTCGCCGAGGGGTACACCGGCTTCGCCTTCGGATGA
- a CDS encoding helix-turn-helix transcriptional regulator yields the protein MANALQQLIRERLDLKGWSYGEVARRGGVPRSTVHHLATTDRVVRMPQSTTLEGLSKGLELPLDTVRRAAAEACGIHVYGTPAAQSAEGTALHPADPEVDLLIASVQKLSADDRRHVAALVESLLDRTPKN from the coding sequence GTGGCCAACGCACTCCAGCAGTTGATCCGTGAGCGCCTGGACCTCAAGGGCTGGTCCTACGGCGAGGTGGCGCGCCGCGGTGGCGTCCCGCGCTCCACCGTCCACCACCTGGCGACCACGGACCGGGTCGTCCGCATGCCCCAGTCGACGACGCTGGAGGGGCTGTCCAAGGGGCTGGAACTCCCGTTGGACACCGTCCGCCGCGCCGCCGCGGAGGCCTGCGGCATCCACGTCTACGGCACGCCGGCCGCCCAGAGCGCCGAGGGCACGGCCCTCCACCCGGCCGACCCCGAGGTGGACCTGCTCATCGCCAGCGTCCAGAAACTCTCGGCCGACGACCGCCGCCACGTGGCCGCACTGGTGGAGTCCCTGCTGGACCGCACCCCGAAGAACTGA
- a CDS encoding ABC transporter ATP-binding protein, which produces MPPAGRTTAVAARATDLSKIYGQGETQVVALDRVTAEFRQAEFTAIMGPSGSGKSTLMHCVAGLDTFSSGSVRIGETELGSLKDKQLTKLRRDKIGFIFQAFNLLPTLTALENITLPMDIAGRKPDKEWLDSVIRMVGLRDRLSHRPAQLSGGQQQRVAVARALASKPDIIFGDEPTGNLDSRSGAEVLGFLRNSVRELGQTVVMVTHDPVAAAYADRVVFLADGRIVDEMYKPTADNVLDFMKQFDAKGRTS; this is translated from the coding sequence GTGCCCCCGGCCGGCCGGACCACGGCCGTGGCCGCGCGCGCCACGGATCTGTCGAAGATCTACGGACAGGGCGAGACCCAGGTGGTCGCCCTGGACCGGGTCACCGCCGAGTTCCGTCAGGCCGAGTTCACGGCGATCATGGGCCCCTCGGGCTCCGGCAAGTCCACCCTGATGCACTGCGTCGCCGGTCTCGACACCTTCTCCTCCGGTTCGGTGCGCATCGGTGAGACCGAGCTGGGCTCCCTGAAGGACAAACAGCTCACCAAGTTGCGGCGGGACAAGATCGGCTTCATCTTCCAGGCGTTCAACCTGCTGCCGACCCTGACGGCGCTGGAGAACATCACGCTCCCGATGGACATCGCGGGCCGCAAGCCGGACAAGGAGTGGCTCGACTCGGTCATCCGGATGGTCGGCCTCCGGGACCGGCTCAGCCACCGCCCCGCGCAGCTCTCCGGCGGTCAGCAGCAGCGCGTCGCCGTCGCCCGGGCCCTCGCGTCCAAGCCCGACATCATCTTCGGCGACGAACCGACCGGAAACCTCGACTCGCGCTCCGGCGCCGAGGTGCTGGGCTTCCTGCGCAACTCCGTGCGGGAGCTCGGGCAGACGGTCGTCATGGTGACCCACGACCCGGTGGCCGCGGCGTACGCGGACCGGGTGGTCTTCCTCGCGGACGGCCGGATCGTGGACGAGATGTACAAGCCCACGGCCGACAACGTGCTCGATTTCATGAAGCAGTTCGACGCGAAGGGCCGCACCTCCTGA